One window from the genome of Myxococcales bacterium encodes:
- a CDS encoding HAMP domain-containing protein, giving the protein MTLRSRIFYAVLAVAVVLVGVATLLTRHILAQSYREDYAALRVDVDVALTRELALRRQLLGQVADAVAQAQHPLMAATFARLEQKLGALDEGDRRALAAVADASRVALGVDELVVIGHDQRIIVASGRPELVGELAGALGQRADLAQATTAFGDDLGQAGQVRTIALRAVQEGAYLVTIFVARWLDESLLQTISRPGLVVARLVASDGRVLLGASPLDGQPPRVPTVSAALLNLDGTAIAQVHANISDQTLSGVLARLSLVALGASLGALLLAAGLATWLSRRVTHRLDELVAAANAVAGGDLSRRVAADGHDELAGLAAAFNHMVAQVNQGNERVAWAERRAAWQDIARHLAHEIKNPLTPIQMSMDTLRKSYERGHPQFAEILAESTQTVLQEAARLKKFATEFGNFARLPRPVYEQFDLTALAKGLAAMRGNVEFEAPPEPIMISADRDQLSQVLHNLLDNAADAVGQAPRPQPPRITLSLSLEAGSARLAAEGDAAADAVVMTVADNGIGLSAEVRAQLFTPYVTSKLDRGGTGLGLAIVHRIVTEHGGTIEAPDVPLGTTFVVCLPLVAAAPASAT; this is encoded by the coding sequence ATGACGCTACGGTCTCGCATCTTCTATGCCGTGTTGGCGGTCGCCGTGGTGCTGGTGGGCGTCGCCACGCTGCTGACGCGCCACATCTTGGCGCAGAGCTATCGCGAAGACTATGCGGCGCTGCGGGTCGATGTCGACGTTGCCCTTACGCGTGAGCTGGCGTTGCGCCGGCAATTGCTGGGGCAGGTGGCCGATGCGGTGGCGCAGGCGCAACATCCGCTGATGGCCGCGACCTTTGCGCGGCTCGAGCAAAAGCTCGGCGCGCTCGATGAGGGCGATCGCCGAGCGCTTGCGGCGGTGGCCGACGCCTCGCGCGTCGCGCTGGGCGTCGACGAGCTCGTCGTCATCGGCCACGATCAGCGCATCATCGTCGCCAGCGGACGCCCCGAGCTCGTTGGCGAGCTTGCCGGTGCGCTCGGGCAGCGGGCGGACCTCGCGCAGGCCACTACCGCGTTTGGCGACGACCTGGGGCAGGCGGGTCAGGTGCGGACGATCGCCCTGCGCGCGGTGCAAGAAGGCGCCTACCTCGTGACGATTTTCGTGGCGCGCTGGCTCGACGAATCCTTGCTGCAAACTATTTCGCGGCCAGGCTTGGTCGTCGCGCGCTTGGTCGCCAGCGATGGCCGCGTGCTGCTCGGCGCGTCGCCACTTGACGGTCAGCCGCCGCGGGTGCCGACCGTAAGCGCCGCTTTGCTCAACCTAGATGGCACGGCCATCGCGCAGGTGCACGCCAATATTTCAGACCAGACGCTCTCGGGGGTGCTCGCGCGCCTGTCGCTGGTTGCGCTAGGTGCGAGCCTGGGTGCGCTGCTGCTGGCCGCAGGCCTAGCGACGTGGCTGTCGCGCCGCGTGACGCATCGCCTCGATGAGCTGGTGGCTGCGGCCAACGCCGTCGCCGGTGGCGATCTTTCGCGGCGCGTCGCCGCCGACGGCCACGATGAGTTGGCGGGGCTGGCGGCGGCATTTAATCACATGGTGGCGCAGGTCAACCAGGGCAACGAGCGCGTCGCCTGGGCCGAGCGCCGCGCCGCGTGGCAGGATATCGCGCGCCACCTCGCGCATGAAATCAAGAATCCCTTGACGCCGATCCAGATGTCGATGGACACGCTGCGCAAGTCGTACGAGCGCGGCCATCCGCAGTTCGCGGAAATCCTCGCCGAGTCGACACAGACCGTGTTGCAGGAGGCCGCACGCCTCAAGAAATTTGCCACCGAGTTTGGCAATTTTGCCCGGCTGCCGCGGCCGGTCTATGAGCAGTTTGACCTCACGGCGCTTGCCAAGGGGCTGGCCGCCATGCGCGGCAACGTCGAGTTTGAGGCGCCGCCAGAACCCATCATGATCTCGGCCGATCGCGATCAGTTAAGCCAGGTGCTGCACAATCTGCTCGACAACGCTGCCGATGCGGTGGGGCAGGCGCCGCGGCCACAGCCGCCGCGCATTACCTTGTCGCTGAGCCTCGAAGCCGGCAGCGCGCGCCTCGCCGCCGAGGGCGATGCAGCCGCCGACGCCGTCGTGATGACGGTCGCCGACAACGGCATCGGCCTTTCCGCCGAGGTGCGCGCGCAATTATTTACGCCCTATGTCACGAGCAAGCTCGATCGCGGCGGCACCGGCCTTGGGCTCGCCATCGTCCACCGCATCGTCACCGAGCACGGCGGCACCATCGAGGCGCCGGACGTGCCGCTCGGCACGACCTTCGTGGTGTGCCTGCCGCTCGTCGCCGCGGCGCCAGCGTCGGCTACTTAG
- a CDS encoding transposase: protein MTGVITRKGSKSRAQLAFAVGTPHRKAKDGSRRGGKRAGAGRKPSGKVAMVSHARRPLHKAAHPLHISMKALPDVPSLRQPRLVRVITNAMRQVHGRQQGDANRGAFRIAQFSIQDTHVHLLVEAIDKRALASGMSSLAIRIALAIKRTLGRDHKVWCDRYFARRLTVPKEVRNALVYVLLNSIKHKPDRVAAGRQQTSTRVLVDLRCTSAGWFRGFSPTFETSLRQSGTPQEHDPPVAAAATWLLTTGWRRHGLIDPRRDAPQS from the coding sequence ATGACGGGCGTCATAACTCGCAAAGGCAGCAAGTCGCGTGCGCAACTTGCGTTCGCTGTTGGCACGCCGCATCGCAAGGCCAAAGATGGCTCGCGCCGCGGCGGCAAGCGCGCCGGCGCCGGTCGCAAGCCAAGCGGAAAGGTCGCGATGGTGTCGCACGCGCGGCGTCCACTACATAAGGCTGCGCATCCGCTGCACATTTCAATGAAGGCCCTTCCAGATGTGCCGAGCCTGCGTCAGCCGCGTCTGGTTCGCGTCATAACGAACGCCATGCGCCAGGTCCATGGCAGGCAGCAGGGCGACGCCAATCGCGGCGCATTTCGCATCGCCCAATTTTCCATCCAGGACACGCATGTGCACCTGCTGGTCGAAGCGATCGACAAGCGCGCGCTGGCTAGCGGCATGTCGAGCCTGGCGATTCGCATCGCCCTCGCCATCAAACGCACCCTTGGTCGCGACCACAAGGTCTGGTGCGACCGCTACTTCGCCCGCCGCCTTACCGTGCCCAAAGAAGTTCGCAACGCGTTGGTCTACGTGCTGCTCAATAGCATCAAGCACAAGCCAGACCGGGTTGCTGCTGGGCGCCAGCAAACGAGCACGCGGGTGTTGGTAGATCTTCGCTGCACCTCAGCCGGGTGGTTTCGCGGGTTTTCGCCCACGTTCGAGACATCGTTGAGGCAGAGCGGCACGCCTCAGGAGCACGACCCACCCGTGGCGGCGGCTGCGACGTGGCTGCTCACTACGGGCTGGCGTAGGCATGGACTCATCGACCCTCGCCGCGATGCGCCGCAGAGCTAG
- a CDS encoding DMT family transporter, whose amino-acid sequence MPWSASALLTLSAAAFAVMATLVHAAAATIHVAIIVWSRLLVSLIASWWGMRRQGIAMWGDRPQALLLRGLIGAGALSCFFISLGAMPLAQATTIQNAAPLLVAIFAWVALGEEPDAMVWLALALGVGGIALAGEVWSMADVGPWALLTAITGAALAAAAYVTVRQLAQSEPPLRIVFFFPLVALPLTTPWAVAHWRPLRLGELALLLAIGLCTQVGQVAMTMGMAKVSASRAAAYGFLQVPMAMVLGLLLYEVPSIWVVLGAVLILLGQGGLWATGRK is encoded by the coding sequence ATGCCGTGGTCTGCCAGCGCGTTGCTAACGTTGAGCGCTGCGGCGTTCGCGGTAATGGCGACGCTGGTGCACGCGGCCGCCGCGACGATTCACGTCGCCATCATCGTGTGGTCGCGCCTGCTCGTTTCGCTGATCGCGAGTTGGTGGGGCATGCGCCGACAAGGCATAGCCATGTGGGGTGATCGCCCACAAGCGCTGCTGCTGCGCGGCCTCATCGGCGCTGGCGCGTTATCGTGCTTCTTTATCAGCCTCGGCGCGATGCCGCTGGCGCAGGCCACGACCATTCAGAACGCCGCGCCACTGTTGGTCGCGATCTTTGCCTGGGTGGCGCTGGGCGAAGAACCCGATGCCATGGTCTGGCTTGCGCTCGCGCTTGGGGTCGGCGGCATCGCCTTGGCCGGCGAGGTTTGGTCGATGGCGGACGTCGGCCCGTGGGCGCTGCTCACCGCCATCACCGGCGCGGCGCTTGCGGCGGCGGCCTATGTCACCGTTAGGCAGCTCGCGCAAAGCGAGCCGCCGCTGCGCATCGTCTTCTTTTTCCCGCTCGTCGCCTTGCCACTGACCACGCCGTGGGCGGTCGCGCATTGGCGCCCGTTGCGGCTCGGCGAGCTCGCCTTGCTGCTGGCGATTGGCCTGTGCACCCAGGTGGGGCAGGTGGCGATGACCATGGGCATGGCCAAGGTTTCGGCGAGCCGCGCCGCGGCCTACGGTTTTTTGCAGGTGCCGATGGCCATGGTGCTCGGGCTGCTCCTGTACGAGGTGCCCTCAATCTGGGTTGTGCTTGGAGCCGTGTTGATCTTGCTCGGGCAGGGCGGCCTATGGGCCACGGGTCGCAAATAA
- a CDS encoding DNA internalization-related competence protein ComEC/Rec2, whose protein sequence is MTLVAGPAKTTLTHVPTRVLPGDEVALRGVCTPAPGFFTPGSATPWQRGQRGGYGQVLQQPQLIAVNQQQRWHWRRPLAHLSDHIYDLIVRHGAHADATGLVLGLVLGNTADVLDEDMERWRDLGVVHALSVSGLHLGIVAMLVFWLSTRAAIAMARSQAAGVLGAHVFTALVVTFYAGLTGLQTATLRALVMILLILLASSQGRSLAPWRLLIISLAAMLAWQPAWICDPSFQLSAVATAALVAAAPWFVHDGVVPATRSRARRGLRWTLKAVVVSAWVSLVTAPIVAYHFHQVPIASFIANLLVTTPCELVALPMALLAVVVAPISDGLAGALLAVAEGAAVVSLVAARWLAPWLPTVECAPPALPAMAAYGAACACLWLAVRNPARRLRHGLAAAAMIAIAAMWTPVASWCARSAPAAGKLVVTFIDVGQGDAALIEFPGGARWLVDAGRSATTTKSDAAYDPLLRYLRARRITALDRVIITHRHADHFAALCHLAGRIAIRSLWRTERAAALPPPGTDGYADPMGIFDSRSATEAEFDRCETSLRTAGTVVDSPRLGIYHGPRLGGARVHVIGPRALSATSRRATAEAVRGENDNSIVVLVSYGGRTLALLGDASEEQEASLLARLIAVDAVKIGHHGSATSSAQAVVDRLRPRVAIASVGRGNRFGLPAREVMVRWEHRGATILRTDRHGSISVVIAPDGRWQWFTYVGGVVALP, encoded by the coding sequence ATGACGCTCGTCGCCGGTCCCGCCAAGACCACGCTAACTCACGTGCCGACGCGGGTGTTGCCTGGCGACGAAGTGGCACTACGCGGCGTCTGCACGCCCGCGCCCGGCTTCTTTACACCGGGCTCGGCGACGCCGTGGCAACGCGGTCAGCGCGGCGGCTACGGCCAGGTGTTGCAGCAGCCGCAGCTTATCGCCGTAAATCAGCAGCAACGCTGGCATTGGCGGCGGCCGTTGGCTCACCTGAGCGATCACATCTATGATCTCATCGTGCGCCATGGCGCGCACGCCGATGCGACCGGCCTCGTACTTGGCCTGGTGCTTGGCAACACCGCCGACGTGCTCGATGAAGACATGGAACGTTGGCGCGACCTTGGCGTTGTGCATGCGCTCTCGGTCAGCGGGCTTCATCTCGGCATCGTCGCGATGCTGGTATTTTGGCTGAGCACGCGCGCAGCCATCGCCATGGCGCGATCGCAAGCGGCTGGCGTGCTGGGCGCCCATGTCTTTACGGCGCTGGTGGTTACGTTTTATGCCGGTCTCACTGGGCTGCAAACCGCCACGCTGCGCGCGCTGGTGATGATTCTGCTGATCTTGCTGGCGAGCAGCCAAGGACGGTCGTTGGCGCCGTGGCGCCTGCTCATCATCTCATTGGCAGCCATGCTTGCGTGGCAGCCCGCGTGGATCTGCGATCCGTCGTTTCAATTATCCGCGGTGGCGACCGCGGCGTTGGTGGCGGCGGCGCCGTGGTTTGTCCATGACGGCGTCGTGCCGGCCACGCGCTCGCGCGCGCGGCGTGGCTTGCGCTGGACGCTAAAGGCCGTTGTTGTCTCGGCGTGGGTATCCTTGGTGACCGCGCCGATCGTGGCCTACCACTTTCATCAAGTTCCCATTGCGAGCTTCATCGCCAACTTGTTAGTGACGACGCCGTGCGAGTTAGTGGCCTTGCCCATGGCGCTGCTTGCGGTCGTCGTGGCGCCCATCTCGGACGGCTTGGCGGGCGCCTTGCTGGCGGTGGCGGAGGGCGCCGCGGTGGTCTCGCTCGTAGCGGCGCGTTGGCTGGCCCCGTGGTTGCCGACGGTTGAGTGCGCGCCGCCCGCGCTGCCGGCAATGGCGGCTTACGGGGCGGCATGCGCGTGCTTGTGGCTCGCCGTGCGCAATCCCGCGCGGCGGCTCCGCCATGGCCTCGCGGCCGCCGCCATGATCGCGATCGCGGCAATGTGGACGCCGGTGGCATCGTGGTGCGCACGGAGCGCGCCCGCCGCCGGCAAGCTAGTGGTGACGTTTATCGATGTCGGGCAGGGCGATGCGGCCCTGATCGAGTTTCCCGGCGGCGCGCGTTGGCTGGTTGACGCCGGCCGCAGCGCCACGACGACGAAGTCCGATGCGGCTTATGATCCACTGTTGCGCTATCTGCGCGCGCGTCGGATTACCGCGCTGGATCGCGTCATCATCACGCATCGCCATGCGGATCATTTTGCGGCGCTGTGTCACTTGGCGGGACGCATCGCCATCCGCTCGCTGTGGCGGACCGAGCGAGCAGCCGCGCTGCCGCCGCCGGGCACCGATGGCTACGCTGACCCTATGGGGATCTTTGACAGTCGTTCGGCAACCGAGGCCGAGTTTGATCGCTGCGAAACATCGTTGCGCACCGCCGGCACCGTCGTCGATTCGCCGCGCCTTGGCATCTACCATGGTCCAAGGCTTGGCGGCGCGCGCGTCCACGTCATCGGCCCTCGCGCGCTGTCCGCTACATCGCGCCGCGCGACGGCAGAAGCGGTGCGCGGCGAAAACGATAATTCGATCGTGGTCCTAGTGAGCTATGGCGGACGCACGCTCGCCCTGCTCGGCGATGCGTCGGAGGAGCAAGAGGCGTCACTGCTCGCGCGCCTTATCGCCGTCGACGCGGTTAAGATCGGTCACCACGGCAGCGCCACCTCGTCGGCGCAGGCGGTGGTGGACCGCTTGCGGCCGCGCGTGGCGATTGCCTCGGTGGGGCGTGGCAACCGCTTCGGCTTGCCGGCGCGCGAGGTCATGGTGCGATGGGAACATCGGGGGGCGACGATCTTGCGCACCGACCGCCACGGCAGCATTTCGGTGGTCATCGCCCCCGATGGGCGGTGGCAATGGTTTACCTACGTGGGGGGCGTTGTTGCGCTGCCATAA
- a CDS encoding tetratricopeptide repeat protein, producing the protein MAQSELELVLKAAGELVRQERLQEAVTSLVTLEGANPENLEVCALLGLVLFRLGRYPEALPRYERLVRANLADGVSRLNLGIVLLKLDRAEASISHLEAARTLDPGQQKTVSYLGLAYASAGRLADAYRAFCQVGQADLAREVAQSVSPAELAAIDRELATPPPRQASRPISHPPPMRPTTAPPPPLRELALPPPTPGPSLTAPPPAAAQVSSDAPRARRESHVERMVREIAPAKTASTDATEAMLLSRFAASRLESTPSKGFTATRDGVISAAVNGAICARLKHVVAYSGELTSQVLMRRSRGHELAEAFAMGDDPVYRISGQGICTWQAPAGKLLELDEDILYLPEELVLAFSEELRWENGYVPGTNRARSFVQFRGTGTVAVVWPTLPRGLKVAQRHPQYVVGEALLGWVGRIVPRATHASNLLTEKPAVGAWLECSGEGVVFVEQQAS; encoded by the coding sequence GTGGCACAATCCGAATTAGAGCTGGTGCTTAAGGCGGCCGGCGAGCTCGTACGTCAAGAGCGCTTGCAAGAGGCGGTGACGTCCTTGGTCACGCTCGAGGGCGCCAACCCGGAAAATCTCGAGGTGTGTGCGCTGCTCGGCTTGGTGCTGTTTCGCCTCGGACGCTACCCGGAGGCTTTGCCGCGTTATGAGCGGCTGGTGCGCGCTAACCTCGCAGACGGCGTTTCGCGGCTTAATCTCGGCATTGTGCTGCTCAAGCTCGATCGCGCCGAAGCCTCCATTTCGCACCTAGAGGCCGCACGCACCCTTGATCCGGGCCAGCAAAAAACCGTGAGCTATCTGGGACTGGCCTACGCCAGTGCCGGGCGGCTTGCCGACGCGTATCGCGCTTTTTGCCAGGTCGGCCAGGCGGACTTGGCGCGCGAGGTCGCACAAAGTGTCTCCCCCGCAGAGCTTGCCGCCATTGATCGCGAATTGGCCACGCCGCCGCCGCGGCAGGCTAGCCGCCCGATCTCGCATCCGCCGCCGATGCGGCCAACCACGGCGCCACCGCCGCCGTTGCGCGAACTTGCGCTGCCGCCGCCCACGCCTGGACCATCCCTGACGGCACCGCCGCCCGCCGCAGCGCAAGTCAGTTCAGATGCGCCGCGTGCGCGTCGCGAAAGCCATGTCGAGCGCATGGTGCGCGAAATCGCGCCGGCCAAGACCGCAAGCACCGATGCGACCGAGGCCATGTTGCTATCGCGTTTCGCCGCAAGCCGGCTCGAATCAACTCCGAGCAAAGGGTTTACCGCGACGCGCGATGGCGTTATCTCGGCGGCGGTCAATGGCGCGATCTGCGCACGCCTGAAACACGTGGTCGCGTACTCGGGCGAGCTAACCTCACAAGTGCTCATGCGTCGTTCGCGCGGGCATGAGCTGGCGGAAGCCTTCGCGATGGGCGATGACCCCGTCTATCGGATTAGCGGACAGGGCATTTGTACCTGGCAGGCGCCCGCCGGCAAGCTGCTTGAGCTCGATGAAGACATCTTGTATTTGCCCGAGGAGTTGGTCTTGGCGTTCTCCGAGGAGTTGCGGTGGGAAAATGGCTATGTACCAGGCACCAACCGGGCGCGCTCGTTCGTGCAGTTTCGCGGCACCGGCACCGTCGCGGTGGTTTGGCCGACGCTGCCGCGCGGCCTCAAGGTCGCGCAACGCCACCCGCAGTACGTCGTCGGTGAAGCGCTGCTTGGCTGGGTCGGGCGCATCGTGCCGCGCGCCACGCATGCGTCGAACCTGCTCACCGAAAAACCCGCGGTGGGTGCGTGGCTAGAATGTAGCGGCGAGGGCGTCGTATTCGTCGAACAACAGGCGTCATGA
- the pgsA gene encoding CDP-diacylglycerol--glycerol-3-phosphate 3-phosphatidyltransferase: MTGAAPPTPAGGPPPPRTVAWRSLGQEAAELPNLVTMLRIALIPLVLVFASKEGLSWGIAACAVFVVAAVTDFLDGYLARRLNLVTVLGQFLDPLADKLIVLSTLIVLVETRRAPAWLTIVLMARELAITGLRAIASSRGHVIAAGTGGKWKTVLQIVGISFLLIHEPLSWQGVTVDCHYVGMVVTYASLVFSLVSAGEYFWYFAQAAAAEAAEQAALGNSREKRRAARRENKMMRRARRHAAKE; this comes from the coding sequence ATGACCGGCGCGGCGCCGCCGACACCCGCGGGTGGGCCTCCGCCGCCGCGGACCGTCGCATGGCGATCGCTTGGCCAAGAGGCCGCCGAGCTGCCCAATCTCGTCACGATGCTGCGCATTGCGCTCATCCCGCTCGTGCTCGTCTTCGCCAGCAAGGAAGGCCTTTCGTGGGGCATTGCCGCGTGCGCGGTGTTCGTCGTCGCCGCCGTCACGGATTTTCTCGACGGTTATCTCGCCAGGCGCCTAAACCTTGTCACGGTACTGGGACAATTTCTCGACCCGCTCGCGGACAAGCTTATCGTGCTTTCCACGCTCATCGTGCTGGTGGAGACCCGCCGAGCCCCCGCGTGGCTCACCATCGTGCTCATGGCGCGTGAGTTGGCCATTACCGGGCTGCGCGCCATCGCCAGCTCGCGCGGTCACGTCATCGCGGCGGGCACGGGTGGCAAGTGGAAGACGGTGTTGCAAATCGTCGGCATCTCATTCTTGCTCATTCACGAGCCGCTGTCGTGGCAGGGCGTGACGGTTGATTGCCACTACGTCGGCATGGTGGTGACCTATGCGTCGCTCGTCTTCTCGTTGGTGTCGGCGGGTGAATATTTTTGGTATTTCGCGCAGGCGGCGGCGGCCGAGGCTGCCGAGCAAGCGGCGCTCGGCAACTCGCGCGAGAAACGGCGCGCGGCGCGGCGCGAAAACAAGATGATGCGGCGTGCGCGGCGACACGCGGCCAAGGAATGA
- a CDS encoding anthranilate synthase component I family protein, whose protein sequence is MRQEVITATPWALMAELAGVPGTVMLHSASNADGVGASTFVASTPWREIFVHGDEARLMQGDEVLELRRGEPALAIERWLADVGVSLHGEARALPWVAGYFGYEFGAQVGAGHKLPRPRGSTWPDAWLGVYTAVCRWEQAGEHGIAYSSRAHGVSPRLAQAMAGATSAPLSSSGWHVPSAPRADERELRPRFDDEGYLAAIASVQRGITAGEVYQVNIARQLIAAWPSADAVALYHALSCASPAPFGGVLQLAAGSIVTNSPELFLRKRAGDVRIETRPIKGTRRRAPAEDATAARDEAAVVNDLLASEKDGAEHDMIVDLERNDLGRICEIGSVRVERHGYPLVLPQLVHRVSQIAGDLRGDVGLAAMLGAMFPGGSITGAPKLAAMQMIAALEPFARGPYCGAIGYLTSGEVSLSVAIRTALLQGGELVVTVGGGIVADSVPAAELEETQTKALGFAAALRGDHVR, encoded by the coding sequence ATGCGGCAGGAGGTGATCACGGCGACGCCATGGGCCCTGATGGCCGAGCTCGCGGGCGTGCCAGGCACGGTGATGCTGCATAGCGCGAGCAACGCGGATGGCGTGGGCGCCTCAACCTTTGTCGCCAGCACCCCATGGCGCGAGATTTTCGTCCATGGTGATGAGGCGCGTCTGATGCAAGGCGACGAGGTGCTCGAGCTTCGGCGCGGTGAGCCAGCGCTGGCGATCGAGCGCTGGCTGGCTGACGTTGGCGTTTCGTTGCATGGCGAGGCACGCGCGCTGCCTTGGGTGGCAGGTTATTTTGGCTACGAATTTGGCGCCCAGGTGGGCGCGGGCCACAAGTTGCCAAGGCCGCGAGGCTCGACGTGGCCTGATGCGTGGCTTGGCGTTTACACCGCGGTCTGCCGCTGGGAGCAGGCCGGCGAGCATGGCATCGCGTATTCGTCGCGAGCGCATGGCGTGTCGCCGCGGTTGGCGCAGGCGATGGCAGGCGCCACCTCTGCGCCGTTGTCATCGTCGGGGTGGCACGTGCCATCGGCGCCGCGCGCCGACGAGCGCGAGCTGCGCCCGCGATTTGACGACGAAGGCTATCTCGCGGCCATTGCCTCCGTGCAGCGCGGCATCACCGCGGGCGAGGTGTATCAGGTCAACATTGCGCGCCAGCTCATCGCGGCTTGGCCCAGCGCCGATGCGGTCGCGCTCTACCACGCGCTCAGCTGTGCGTCCCCGGCACCGTTTGGCGGCGTCTTGCAGCTTGCCGCGGGCAGCATCGTCACAAACTCGCCGGAATTGTTTTTGCGCAAGCGCGCTGGCGACGTCCGCATCGAGACCCGTCCCATTAAGGGCACGCGGCGACGCGCGCCGGCCGAGGACGCAACCGCTGCGCGCGATGAGGCGGCGGTGGTGAATGACTTGCTAGCCAGCGAAAAAGATGGCGCCGAGCACGATATGATCGTCGATCTCGAACGCAACGATTTGGGCCGTATTTGCGAAATAGGCAGCGTTCGCGTCGAGCGCCACGGTTATCCCTTGGTCTTGCCACAGCTAGTTCATCGCGTGTCGCAGATCGCCGGCGACCTGCGGGGCGACGTCGGCCTGGCCGCCATGCTCGGCGCGATGTTTCCCGGCGGCTCGATCACGGGCGCGCCCAAGCTCGCCGCGATGCAAATGATTGCGGCGCTTGAGCCCTTTGCCCGCGGGCCCTATTGCGGCGCCATTGGCTACCTCACCAGCGGCGAGGTCTCGCTGTCGGTGGCGATCCGAACCGCGCTGCTGCAGGGAGGCGAACTCGTCGTCACCGTGGGTGGCGGCATCGTCGCCGACTCGGTCCCCGCAGCGGAACTTGAAGAAACCCAGACCAAGGCGCTAGGTTTTGCCGCGGCGTTGCGCGGCGATCATGTGCGATGA
- the lspA gene encoding signal peptidase II — protein sequence MSKRWNLFLVIAVITIGLDLGSKYWARHSLPTQPAACAVPDDFKVGRCTGVPTAVIDGFWEWRLAFNKGAAFSMFHSAQGGRWLLTGIGLLAVLAMLWMVHKARAEQRLLIASLALVAGGALGNLADRVYFGVVTDFVLWRYKQHEWPVFNIADVALVIGVGLLVIDAWREAKAARVAAA from the coding sequence ATGTCAAAACGATGGAACCTATTCTTGGTGATCGCCGTGATCACGATTGGCCTCGACCTCGGCTCGAAGTATTGGGCACGCCACAGCCTGCCAACCCAGCCCGCCGCCTGCGCGGTGCCAGACGATTTTAAGGTGGGACGCTGCACCGGCGTCCCGACGGCCGTCATCGATGGTTTCTGGGAATGGCGACTCGCCTTTAACAAGGGCGCCGCGTTTTCGATGTTTCACAGCGCGCAAGGCGGGCGCTGGCTGCTAACTGGCATCGGCCTGCTCGCGGTCTTGGCGATGCTATGGATGGTACATAAGGCACGCGCGGAGCAGCGCTTGCTCATCGCGTCTCTGGCCTTGGTGGCCGGCGGCGCCCTAGGCAATTTGGCTGATCGCGTCTATTTTGGCGTGGTCACGGATTTTGTCCTGTGGCGCTACAAGCAGCACGAATGGCCGGTATTCAACATCGCCGACGTCGCCTTGGTGATAGGCGTGGGCCTGCTGGTCATCGACGCATGGCGCGAGGCCAAGGCCGCCCGCGTCGCGGCTGCATAG